A genomic region of Xanthomonas campestris pv. phormiicola contains the following coding sequences:
- a CDS encoding TonB-dependent receptor gives MRVLLLSMACATACAAQAQAAADGQAAASQVNIPAGPLRAALEALARQSGAQLIYRADQLDGARSAGAHGPLDTAQALQRVLQGSGFVAQRDASGAWLVRRQEPAAAAPRAQPVRATRPAAAPAEPVAELQTLQVTGSRIPRAQLEGPAPISVISAEQIKANGFTSVPDVLRAMTQNGGETQSPQSASGADFSPGAQQVDLRGLGPNHTLVLVNGRRIADFPMPFKGRSNFTDISNIPLGMIERIEILTGSASAIYGSDAISGVVNFILKKHADGTTLDYRFGTTSGGGGDNFNLSLSSGFSRGAFDAVFGAEVETQNPLWAYQRSRQDSTLDGPTERSQVPRRTFLRTDYDDNYLDPGAATCAAVSGLNGGSTGYASRPGYGAFCGSSGSIGYGTITNRRRGINAYASLNYAFDSGTEWFADLQLGYHELSLYRDVTQWGYMAADGNEEGYFYNQATDQIEAWGRQFSPEEMGGLEAGTIRTRQKTFSLTTGFKGKLASDWDYEASLSHSQYQATISWPQIVAARANALFLGPQLGVDDDSGLPIFNADPQRLYTPLTRDEYDSIAQRSVYQPRSRTDTAAFTVTNPSLFALPGGDAGLSATAEFGNQGYDLRPDPLATQYYYYSWKDSDGHGSRNRWALASELRLPVLSTLALSLAGRYDQYRFSGRTLGKFTYSGGLEWRPLDTLLLRSSYGTAFRAPDLHYIYAGAGNDETSGVDYYRCASEEPGVAIEDCSYNDEAIIRGRSGNRKLDPETSTSWTAGFVWSPRPELDVSVDYFDIDMRNQVQDLRVDQVLRDESECRLGNLDAASTTCQQALARVTRSADGDLYGVYVNPINIARESTSGIDLSTHYRLDTAIGTFRFSGSYTWVRRHDIQVYAGEAMVDEFAVNSGYDIPRSKASASVSWERKAWSATLHGERLGRLPSSDSYDQVYDPDSGDSPWIGATYRYNASVQYRIGDHAQLSLAVTNLFDKMPTRDRTYTSYPYYDVSWFDTVGRSLYLQYTHKFGGSAL, from the coding sequence ATGCGTGTGCTGCTGCTGAGCATGGCCTGTGCGACCGCCTGCGCGGCGCAGGCGCAAGCGGCGGCCGACGGCCAGGCCGCGGCCAGCCAGGTGAACATTCCCGCCGGCCCGCTGCGCGCGGCGCTGGAGGCGCTGGCGCGGCAATCCGGCGCGCAGCTGATCTACCGCGCCGACCAGCTCGACGGCGCGCGCAGCGCCGGCGCGCACGGCCCGCTGGACACCGCGCAGGCGCTGCAACGCGTGCTGCAGGGCAGCGGCTTCGTCGCCCAGCGCGATGCCTCCGGCGCCTGGCTGGTGCGGCGCCAGGAGCCGGCAGCGGCGGCGCCGCGCGCGCAGCCGGTGCGCGCCACCCGGCCTGCCGCCGCGCCCGCCGAGCCGGTCGCCGAGCTGCAGACGCTGCAGGTCACCGGCTCGCGCATCCCGCGTGCGCAACTGGAAGGGCCGGCGCCGATCAGCGTGATCAGCGCCGAACAGATCAAGGCCAACGGCTTCACCTCGGTGCCGGACGTGCTGCGCGCGATGACCCAGAACGGCGGCGAGACGCAGAGCCCGCAGTCGGCCAGCGGCGCCGACTTCTCGCCCGGCGCGCAGCAGGTGGACCTGCGCGGGCTCGGCCCCAACCACACCCTGGTGCTGGTCAACGGCCGCCGCATCGCCGACTTCCCGATGCCGTTCAAGGGCCGCAGCAACTTCACCGACATCTCCAACATCCCGCTGGGCATGATCGAGCGCATCGAGATCCTGACCGGCAGCGCCTCGGCGATCTACGGCTCGGACGCGATCTCCGGCGTGGTCAACTTCATCCTCAAGAAGCACGCCGACGGCACCACCCTGGACTATCGCTTCGGCACCACCAGCGGCGGCGGTGGCGACAACTTCAACCTGAGCCTCAGCAGCGGTTTCTCGCGCGGCGCGTTCGATGCGGTGTTCGGCGCAGAAGTGGAGACGCAGAACCCGTTGTGGGCCTACCAGCGCAGCCGCCAGGACAGCACCCTGGACGGCCCGACCGAGCGTTCGCAGGTGCCGCGCCGCACCTTCCTGCGCACCGACTACGACGACAACTACCTGGATCCGGGCGCGGCCACCTGCGCGGCGGTGTCCGGCCTCAACGGCGGCAGCACCGGCTACGCCTCGCGCCCGGGCTACGGCGCGTTCTGCGGCAGCAGCGGCTCGATCGGCTACGGCACCATCACCAACAGGCGCCGCGGCATCAACGCCTACGCCTCGCTCAACTACGCCTTCGACAGCGGCACCGAGTGGTTCGCCGACCTGCAGCTGGGCTACCACGAGCTGTCGCTGTACCGCGACGTGACCCAGTGGGGCTACATGGCCGCGGACGGCAACGAGGAAGGCTATTTCTACAACCAGGCCACCGACCAGATCGAGGCCTGGGGCCGCCAGTTCAGCCCCGAGGAAATGGGCGGGCTCGAGGCCGGCACCATCCGTACCCGGCAGAAGACCTTCAGCCTGACCACCGGCTTCAAGGGCAAGCTGGCCAGCGACTGGGACTACGAGGCCAGCCTCAGCCATTCGCAGTACCAGGCCACGATCAGCTGGCCGCAGATCGTCGCCGCGCGCGCCAATGCGCTGTTCCTCGGCCCGCAGCTGGGCGTGGACGACGATTCCGGCCTGCCGATCTTCAACGCGGACCCGCAGCGCCTGTACACGCCGCTGACCCGCGACGAGTACGACAGCATCGCCCAGCGCAGCGTGTACCAGCCGCGTTCGCGCACCGACACCGCGGCGTTCACCGTGACCAACCCCAGCCTGTTCGCGCTGCCCGGCGGCGACGCCGGGCTGTCGGCCACCGCCGAGTTCGGCAACCAGGGCTACGACCTGCGTCCGGATCCGCTGGCCACCCAGTACTACTACTACAGCTGGAAGGATTCCGACGGCCACGGCAGCCGCAACCGCTGGGCGCTGGCCAGCGAGCTGCGCCTGCCGGTGCTGTCGACGCTGGCGCTGAGCCTGGCCGGACGCTACGACCAGTACCGTTTCTCCGGCCGCACCCTGGGCAAGTTCACCTACAGCGGCGGGCTGGAATGGCGGCCGCTGGACACACTGCTGCTGCGCAGCTCCTACGGCACCGCGTTCCGCGCGCCGGACCTGCACTACATCTACGCCGGCGCCGGCAACGACGAGACCTCCGGCGTGGACTACTACCGCTGCGCCAGCGAAGAACCCGGCGTCGCGATCGAGGACTGCAGCTACAACGACGAGGCGATCATCCGCGGCCGCAGCGGCAACCGCAAACTGGACCCGGAAACCAGCACCTCGTGGACCGCCGGCTTCGTCTGGTCGCCGCGACCGGAGCTGGACGTGTCGGTGGACTACTTCGACATCGACATGCGCAACCAGGTGCAGGACCTGCGCGTGGACCAGGTGCTGCGCGACGAATCCGAGTGCCGGCTGGGCAACCTGGATGCGGCCTCGACCACCTGCCAGCAGGCGCTGGCGCGGGTCACCCGCAGCGCCGACGGCGACCTGTACGGGGTCTACGTCAACCCGATCAACATCGCCCGCGAGAGCACCAGCGGCATCGACCTCAGCACCCACTACCGGCTGGACACCGCGATCGGCACGTTCCGCTTCAGCGGCAGCTACACCTGGGTGCGCCGCCACGACATCCAGGTCTACGCCGGCGAAGCGATGGTGGACGAATTCGCGGTCAACAGCGGCTACGACATCCCGCGCAGCAAGGCCAGCGCCAGCGTGTCGTGGGAACGCAAGGCGTGGTCGGCGACGCTGCACGGCGAGCGCCTGGGCCGCCTGCCCAGTTCCGATTCCTACGACCAGGTCTACGACCCGGACAGCGGCGACAGCCCGTGGATCGGCGCCACCTACCGCTACAACGCCTCGGTGCAGTACCGCATCGGCGACCATGCGCAGCTGTCGCTGGCGGTGACCAACCTGTTCGACAAGATGCCGACGCGCGACCGCACCTACACGTCGTATCCGTACTACGACGTGTCCTGGTTCGACACCGTGGGCCGCAGCCTGTACCTGCAGTACACGCACAAGTTCGGCGGCAGCGCGCTGTAG
- a CDS encoding lysophospholipid acyltransferase family protein — protein sequence MSERDFSLPTATPNMPMVKPSRFGRWLGRTALRLTGWRVVGEFPDVPKLVMIVAPHSSNWDGFLGFAVKFAVGFEVRVLGKTQLFWWPLGPLLRKLGGIPLDRKSPRGVVEQAVALIREAPRMWYVITPEGTRKRVEKWKVGFWKIAHGAEIPIFPVYFDYPSRTVGLGPLFHTSADMHADIAAIRTWYRPWRGKHRDTL from the coding sequence TTGAGCGAACGCGATTTTTCGTTGCCCACCGCGACCCCGAACATGCCGATGGTCAAGCCCAGCCGCTTCGGCCGCTGGCTCGGCCGCACCGCGCTGCGCCTGACTGGCTGGCGGGTGGTGGGCGAGTTCCCGGACGTGCCGAAGCTGGTGATGATCGTCGCCCCGCATTCGTCCAACTGGGACGGTTTCCTCGGCTTCGCGGTCAAGTTCGCGGTCGGCTTCGAGGTGCGCGTGCTTGGCAAGACCCAGCTGTTCTGGTGGCCGCTGGGGCCGCTGCTGCGCAAGCTCGGCGGCATCCCGCTGGACCGCAAGTCGCCGCGCGGCGTGGTCGAGCAGGCGGTGGCGCTGATCCGCGAAGCGCCGCGCATGTGGTACGTGATCACGCCGGAAGGCACGCGCAAGCGGGTGGAGAAGTGGAAGGTCGGCTTCTGGAAGATCGCCCACGGCGCCGAGATCCCGATCTTCCCGGTGTACTTCGACTACCCCAGCCGCACCGTCGGCCTCGGCCCGCTGTTCCACACCAGCGCCGACATGCACGCCGACATCGCCGCGATCCGCACCTGGTACCGGCCGTGGCGCGGCAAGCATCGCGATACGTTGTGA
- the arfB gene encoding aminoacyl-tRNA hydrolase has product MGTGAIHISNSLAIPESEIVERFVRASGAGGQNVNKVSTAVELRFDLAGSPSLPEPLRARLLARRDRRITAEGVLVIDAQRFRTQDRNRDDARQRLAEFIAAGLSVPKRRIATKPSHGAKLRRLDAKRERSQIKRGRSPGRWE; this is encoded by the coding sequence ATGGGTACCGGGGCCATCCACATCTCGAACAGCCTGGCGATTCCGGAAAGCGAAATCGTCGAGCGCTTCGTGCGCGCCAGCGGCGCGGGCGGGCAGAACGTCAACAAGGTCTCCACCGCGGTGGAGCTGCGTTTCGATCTGGCCGGCTCGCCGTCGCTGCCGGAGCCGTTGCGTGCGCGGCTGCTGGCGCGGCGCGACCGCCGCATCACCGCCGAGGGCGTGCTGGTGATCGACGCGCAGCGCTTCCGCACCCAGGACCGCAACCGCGACGATGCGCGCCAGCGCCTGGCCGAGTTCATCGCCGCCGGGCTGTCGGTGCCGAAGCGGCGCATCGCCACCAAACCCTCGCATGGCGCCAAGCTGCGGCGCCTGGATGCCAAGCGCGAGCGCAGCCAGATCAAACGCGGCCGTTCGCCCGGCCGCTGGGAGTGA
- a CDS encoding DUF2059 domain-containing protein — protein sequence MNPTPLLSRRWPQRLLLAALLALAAGSALAEPPSDGDVNRLLSASRAQNMLDSMLPQIEAMQRQQFAQLTAQHPLDAVQQQKVQQIQERTQATVRKALSWQEMRPLYVNLYKQSFSRQDVLAMAEFYESPAGQSMLDKTPQLMQNLMGAVQQKITPLFADLQKDLEQTVDAPAAAKP from the coding sequence ATGAACCCGACCCCGCTCCTTTCCCGTCGCTGGCCGCAGCGCCTGCTGCTGGCCGCGCTGCTGGCCCTGGCCGCAGGCTCCGCGCTGGCCGAGCCGCCCAGCGACGGCGACGTCAACCGCCTGCTGTCGGCCTCGCGCGCGCAGAACATGCTCGACAGCATGCTGCCGCAGATCGAGGCGATGCAACGCCAGCAATTCGCGCAGCTGACCGCGCAGCACCCGCTCGACGCGGTGCAGCAGCAGAAGGTGCAGCAGATCCAGGAGCGCACCCAGGCCACCGTGCGCAAGGCGCTGTCGTGGCAGGAAATGCGCCCGCTGTACGTGAACCTGTACAAGCAGTCGTTCTCCAGGCAGGACGTGCTGGCGATGGCCGAGTTCTACGAGAGCCCGGCCGGGCAGAGCATGCTCGACAAGACCCCGCAGCTGATGCAGAACCTGATGGGCGCTGTCCAGCAGAAGATCACCCCGCTGTTCGCCGACCTGCAGAAGGACCTGGAACAGACCGTCGACGCGCCGGCGGCGGCGAAGCCGTAG
- a CDS encoding pseudouridine synthase: protein MSASPDSLQILHLDPFLAVVDKPAGLMVHDSKLARGEDDFLADRLREQLRRPIFLVHRLDRATSGCLLLAFDRDTASALGKALMGGEVGKDYLAICRGWPAEERFEVDHDLDGGPGKPLKKPAQTRFQRLACGELPVPSGEFGTSRYALLRCSPLTGRFRQIRRHLKHLSHHLIGDTSHGDGRHNRIFRMQGVHRMLLHAERLTFPHPDGRRIEVNAPLDAEFVRAFGLFGWSAAPWLPGGAAVRDQVTG, encoded by the coding sequence GTGAGCGCCTCCCCCGATTCTTTGCAGATCCTCCATCTGGACCCGTTCCTGGCCGTGGTCGACAAGCCCGCCGGGTTGATGGTCCACGACAGCAAACTGGCCCGCGGCGAGGACGACTTCCTCGCCGATCGCCTGCGTGAGCAGTTGCGCCGCCCGATCTTCCTGGTGCACCGGCTCGACCGCGCCACCAGCGGCTGCCTGCTGCTGGCCTTCGACCGCGACACCGCCAGCGCGCTGGGCAAGGCGCTGATGGGCGGGGAGGTCGGCAAGGACTACCTGGCGATCTGCCGCGGCTGGCCGGCCGAGGAGCGCTTCGAGGTCGACCACGACCTCGACGGCGGCCCCGGCAAGCCGCTGAAGAAGCCGGCGCAGACCCGCTTCCAGCGCCTGGCCTGCGGCGAGCTGCCGGTGCCGTCGGGCGAGTTCGGCACCTCGCGCTACGCGCTGCTGCGCTGCAGCCCGCTGACCGGGCGCTTCCGCCAGATCCGCCGCCACCTCAAGCACCTGTCGCACCATCTGATCGGCGACACCAGCCATGGCGACGGCCGCCACAACCGGATCTTCCGCATGCAGGGCGTGCACCGCATGCTGCTGCACGCCGAGCGGCTGACCTTCCCGCATCCGGACGGGCGCCGGATCGAGGTGAACGCACCGCTGGATGCGGAGTTCGTGCGCGCGTTCGGCTTGTTCGGCTGGTCGGCGGCGCCGTGGTTACCGGGTGGTGCGGCGGTGCGTGACCAAGTGACTGGCTAG
- a CDS encoding thioredoxin family protein has protein sequence MKRWLLLSLLTVVPLAHALDLPYDAAADAKAQVQQALAAGRKAHKPTLLIFGANWCGDCRALDASLHTAKNAALVNAHFEVVKIDVGNFDHNLELSQAYGDPIQKGIPAAVVVGADGKTLYTTKAGELANARKMSDQGIYDFFAKVAGAPAGH, from the coding sequence ATGAAACGCTGGCTGCTGTTGTCGCTGCTGACCGTCGTGCCGCTGGCGCATGCGCTGGACCTGCCCTACGACGCCGCGGCCGACGCCAAGGCGCAGGTGCAGCAGGCGCTGGCCGCCGGCAGGAAGGCGCACAAGCCGACCCTGCTGATCTTCGGCGCCAACTGGTGCGGCGACTGCCGCGCGCTCGACGCCTCGCTGCACACGGCCAAGAACGCCGCGCTGGTGAACGCGCATTTCGAAGTGGTCAAGATCGATGTCGGCAACTTCGACCACAACCTCGAACTGAGCCAGGCCTACGGCGACCCGATCCAGAAGGGCATTCCGGCCGCGGTGGTGGTCGGTGCCGACGGCAAGACGCTGTACACCACTAAGGCCGGCGAGCTGGCCAATGCGCGCAAAATGAGCGATCAGGGCATCTACGACTTCTTCGCCAAGGTGGCCGGCGCACCGGCAGGGCACTGA
- a CDS encoding DUF3147 family protein gives MPWIVGKYLITAALVVAISEVARRSDRLGGLIAALPLVTLLTLIWLQLERQPQAKIANHAWYTFWYVLPTLPMFLAFPLLLPRLGFWWTLAACALLTIACFGALALGVRRFGIQLL, from the coding sequence ATGCCCTGGATCGTCGGCAAGTATCTGATCACCGCCGCGCTGGTGGTGGCGATTTCCGAAGTGGCGCGGCGCAGCGACCGGCTCGGCGGACTGATCGCCGCCTTGCCGCTGGTGACCTTGCTGACGCTGATCTGGCTGCAGTTGGAGCGGCAGCCGCAGGCCAAGATCGCCAACCATGCCTGGTACACGTTCTGGTACGTGCTGCCGACCTTGCCGATGTTCCTGGCGTTTCCGCTGCTGTTGCCGCGGCTGGGCTTCTGGTGGACGCTGGCCGCCTGCGCGCTGCTGACCATCGCCTGCTTCGGCGCATTGGCGCTGGGCGTGCGCCGCTTCGGGATCCAGTTGCTGTAG
- the ubiB gene encoding ubiquinone biosynthesis regulatory protein kinase UbiB, translating to MKAMFRASRIGRVILRYRLDDLLDGTPAERWLRLAKPFVPRASPDIAAQSRGARLRLALQDLGPIFVKFGQILSTRRDLMPPDVAEELTLLQDRVRPFDGEAARRIVEQALGQPIGVAFASFDTTPLASASIAQVHAATLHDGREVVVKVLRPDIERQIDADIALLKSAAALVDRAHPRADKIRPREVVAEIETTLAAELDLQREGANASVLRRFWLHSDDMYVPEVIWSHTAERALTLERVRGIPSDDIASLDAAGIDRKALAAKGVRVFYTQVFRDNFFHADAHAGNIWVDSDPARRINPRFIALDFGIMGQLSQEDQYYLAENFMAIFNKDYRRMAELHVEAGWMPANVRIDELEAAARSVCEPYFTRPLSQISLAEVLIKLFRVAQRYQLTLQPQLILLQKTLLNIEGVGRQLDPQLDIWAVARPVLERILVERYSPQRALHELRKRLPEIMTHAPDMPRLVHSWLRQQVEGGHELSMRSRDLSDLNLILLRMQRRVVTAISGVGLLTVAVLLYALHAGGPQLGGASLWAWIAGGIGVVSLLSAWWRR from the coding sequence ATGAAGGCGATGTTCCGCGCCAGCCGCATCGGCCGGGTGATCCTGCGCTACCGCCTGGACGATCTGCTCGACGGCACCCCGGCCGAGCGCTGGCTGCGCCTGGCCAAGCCGTTCGTGCCGCGCGCCAGCCCGGACATCGCCGCGCAGTCGCGCGGCGCGCGGCTGCGCCTGGCGCTGCAGGACCTGGGCCCGATCTTCGTCAAGTTCGGGCAGATCCTGTCCACCCGCCGCGACCTGATGCCGCCGGACGTGGCCGAGGAACTGACCCTGCTGCAGGACCGGGTGCGCCCGTTCGACGGCGAGGCCGCGCGGCGCATCGTCGAGCAGGCGCTGGGGCAGCCGATCGGCGTGGCCTTCGCCAGTTTCGACACCACCCCGCTGGCCTCGGCCTCGATCGCGCAGGTGCATGCGGCGACGCTGCACGACGGCCGCGAAGTGGTGGTCAAGGTGCTGCGCCCGGACATCGAGCGGCAGATCGACGCCGACATTGCCCTGTTGAAATCCGCCGCCGCGCTGGTCGATCGCGCGCATCCGCGCGCCGACAAGATCCGTCCGCGCGAAGTGGTGGCCGAGATCGAGACCACCCTGGCCGCGGAACTGGACCTGCAGCGCGAAGGCGCCAACGCCAGCGTGCTGCGCCGCTTCTGGCTGCATTCGGACGACATGTACGTGCCGGAGGTGATCTGGAGCCATACCGCCGAGCGCGCGCTGACCCTGGAACGGGTGCGCGGCATTCCTTCCGACGACATCGCCTCGCTCGATGCCGCCGGCATCGACCGCAAGGCGCTGGCGGCCAAGGGCGTGCGCGTGTTCTACACGCAGGTGTTCCGCGACAACTTCTTCCATGCCGATGCGCACGCCGGCAACATCTGGGTGGACAGCGATCCGGCGCGACGGATCAACCCGCGCTTCATCGCGCTGGACTTCGGCATCATGGGCCAGCTGTCGCAGGAAGATCAGTACTACCTGGCCGAGAACTTCATGGCCATCTTCAACAAGGACTACCGGCGCATGGCCGAGCTGCACGTGGAGGCGGGCTGGATGCCGGCCAACGTGCGCATCGACGAACTGGAGGCGGCGGCGCGCTCGGTATGCGAGCCGTACTTCACCCGGCCGCTGTCGCAGATCTCGCTGGCCGAGGTGCTGATCAAGCTGTTCCGCGTCGCCCAGCGTTACCAGCTGACCCTGCAGCCGCAGCTGATCCTGCTGCAGAAGACCCTGCTCAACATCGAGGGCGTCGGCCGCCAGCTGGATCCGCAGCTGGACATCTGGGCGGTGGCGCGGCCGGTGCTCGAGCGCATCCTGGTCGAGCGCTACAGCCCGCAGCGCGCGCTGCACGAACTGCGCAAGCGGCTGCCGGAAATCATGACCCACGCGCCGGACATGCCGCGCCTGGTCCACAGCTGGCTGCGCCAGCAGGTGGAAGGCGGCCACGAGCTGTCGATGCGCTCGCGCGATCTGTCCGACCTCAACCTGATCCTGCTGCGCATGCAGCGCCGCGTGGTCACCGCGATCAGCGGCGTGGGCCTGCTCACCGTCGCCGTGCTGCTGTACGCGCTCCACGCGGGTGGGCCGCAACTCGGCGGCGCCTCGCTATGGGCGTGGATCGCCGGCGGCATCGGCGTGGTCAGCCTGCTCTCGGCATGGTGGCGGCGCTAG
- a CDS encoding SCP2 sterol-binding domain-containing protein, with product MSPSPLDALKPLAGRALEAALNRALALDPDTREALRGLDGQRVALTLDAPALALQIRVDGTRLQVGPVDAAQEPDLAVRSTLGGLFAQLPFLAQARRGASPGGRVRVSGDAELARRLQQLAGRFDPDWQRPFTQVFGDVLGVQFANAARAALQQAQRSAQDLAQSAAEFVTEESRDVVPRAELEAFYDDVDAVRDDVERLAARVARLQPGRGA from the coding sequence ATGTCGCCTTCTCCCCTCGATGCCCTCAAGCCCCTGGCCGGCCGCGCGCTGGAAGCGGCGCTCAACCGCGCGCTGGCGCTGGACCCGGATACCCGCGAGGCGCTGCGCGGTCTCGACGGCCAGCGCGTGGCGCTGACCCTGGACGCGCCGGCGCTGGCGCTGCAGATCCGTGTGGACGGCACGCGCCTGCAGGTTGGACCGGTGGATGCGGCGCAGGAGCCGGACCTGGCGGTGCGCAGCACCCTCGGCGGGCTGTTCGCGCAGCTGCCGTTCCTGGCCCAGGCGCGGCGCGGGGCCAGCCCCGGCGGGCGCGTGCGGGTGTCCGGCGATGCCGAACTGGCGCGGCGCCTGCAGCAGTTGGCGGGGCGTTTCGACCCGGATTGGCAGCGCCCGTTCACCCAGGTGTTCGGCGACGTGCTCGGCGTGCAGTTCGCCAACGCGGCGCGCGCGGCACTGCAGCAGGCCCAGCGCAGCGCGCAGGACCTGGCGCAGAGCGCGGCCGAATTCGTCACCGAGGAATCGCGCGACGTGGTCCCGCGCGCCGAGCTGGAGGCGTTCTACGACGATGTGGATGCGGTGCGCGACGATGTCGAGCGCCTGGCCGCGCGGGTGGCGCGGCTGCAGCCGGGACGCGGCGCATGA